A genomic segment from Nicotiana tabacum cultivar K326 chromosome 9, ASM71507v2, whole genome shotgun sequence encodes:
- the LOC107765015 gene encoding xyloglucan endotransglucosylase/hydrolase protein 24-like codes for MSSFTSKLVLALIVSAFAVATAGTIDENFEITWGEGRAKMLNNGELLTLSLDKISGSGFQSKNEYLFGKIDMQLKLVPGNSAGTVTAYYLSSQGPTHDEIDFEFLGNLSGDPYTLHTNVFSQGKGNREQQFHLWFDPTADFHTYSILWNPQRIIFYVDGTPIREYKNSESIGVSYPKNQPMRIYSSLWNADDWATRGGLIKTDWSKAPFSASYRNFKSATLTSAANSNSWLNEELDNTSQERLKWVQKNYMVYNYCNDSKRFPQGFPADCAI; via the exons ATGTCTTCTTTTACTTCTAAATTAGTACTAGCTCTTATAGTTAGTGCTTTTGCTGTTGCAACTGCAGGTACTATTGAcgaaaattttgaaataacaTGGGGTGAAGGCAGAGCAAAGATGCTAAATAATGGAGAGCTTCTAACTCTCTCACTTGACAAAATCTCAGGCTCAGGTTTTCAATCCAAGAATGAATATCTCTTTGGTAAAATAGACATGCAGCTCAAACTTGTCCCTGGCAATTCTGCTGGCACTGTCACTGCTTACTAT TTGTCATCGCAAGGACCAACACATGATGAGATAGATTTTGAATTCTTGGGAAATCTAAGTGGTGATCCTTATACTTTACATACTAATGTATTTAGCCAAGGCAAAGGCAACAGAGAGCAACAATTCCATCTTTGGTTTGACCCTACTGCTGATTTTCACACTTATTCCATCCTCTGGAATCCACAACGCATTAT ATTTTATGTGGATGGAACACCAATTAGAGAATACAAAAATTCAGAATCAATTGGAGTATCATATCCTAAAAACCAACCAATGAGAATATACTCAAGTCTATGGAATGCAGATGATTGGGCTACAAGAGGTGGACTTATTAAAACTGATTGGAGTAAAGCACCCTTTAGTGCTTCCTATAGAAACTTCAAATCTGCAACTTTAACCTCTGCAGCCAACAGCAATTCATGGTTAAATGAAGAGTTGGATAATACAAGTCAAGAAAGGCTGAAATGGGTGCAGAAGAATTACATGGTTTATAATTATTGCAATGATTCCAAGAGATTCCCACAAGGATTTCCTGCAGATTGTGCTATATAA